In one Lycium barbarum isolate Lr01 chromosome 7, ASM1917538v2, whole genome shotgun sequence genomic region, the following are encoded:
- the LOC132601476 gene encoding uncharacterized protein LOC132601476: MGIATNMEAEAEAIKQALKFCKDHNIQQVQLETDSLVLLNILQDTWIIPWELTNQIEEIKQDMRAIQIQINHIFREGNMLADFLANHALDHAEIKVHNFILMPPEGRRILNMDKSQLPQLRIRTRRIQQPDH; encoded by the coding sequence ATGGGAATAGCAACAAACATGGAAGCTGAAGCTGAGGCTATAAAACAGGCACTGAAGTTCTGTAAAGATCACAACATTCAACAGGTGCAACTGGAGACTGACTCACTTGTCCTTCTAAACATCTTACAAGATACATGGATCATTCCATGGGAACTGACAAATCAAATTGAAGAGATCAAACAGGACATGAGAGCAATACAAATACAGATTAATCATATTTTCAGAGAAGGCAACATGTTGGCAGATTTTCTGGCAAATCATGCTTTGGATCATGCAGAGATCAAAGTACATAACTTTATACTCATGCCACCAGAAGGAAGAAGAATTCTCAATATGGACAAATCACAACTGCCTCAACTGAGGATTAGAACAAGGAGGATTCAGCAGCCTGATCATTAA